A window from Leptothermofonsia sichuanensis E412 encodes these proteins:
- a CDS encoding GUN4 domain-containing protein yields MDQAVDFYNQGNEYLEADCQKAIEFYDQAIQANPGLVLAWNNKGYALNQLEKFEEAIPTLLKAIQLDRTLVIALNNLGDSLQGLGRNEEAIATYEESLKLDPDNYSAWWGIGVCLYNLQEFEKVIKTADKLIDIDSENFLGWYVKASCQSQLGYAQQALENLKEAVRLNLEASQQLAKTNSDFDRLRKDERFQALMESSVGVDYATLKRYLKKKQWREADQETARVIKEVIQTVANSTEVNQETLTVFPCTDLETIDSLWRENSEGRFGFSVQKRIFQESFKDRDIFGTKNGWRIKDANGNWSWRSNADFTYNSETIPDGHLPSSLWAGEDGWFENRRDRLITLFAKIDSCSMGEKNSES; encoded by the coding sequence CTGGATCAAGCAGTTGATTTTTACAACCAAGGAAATGAGTATTTAGAGGCAGACTGTCAGAAAGCAATTGAATTTTATGACCAAGCAATTCAGGCTAATCCTGGACTAGTGCTTGCCTGGAATAATAAAGGCTACGCCTTGAATCAGTTGGAAAAATTTGAGGAAGCAATACCAACCCTGCTTAAAGCGATCCAACTGGATCGGACACTAGTGATTGCGCTGAACAATCTTGGTGACTCTCTACAGGGATTAGGTAGAAATGAAGAGGCGATCGCAACTTATGAAGAAAGCCTAAAACTTGATCCGGATAATTACTCTGCTTGGTGGGGCATTGGGGTATGTCTTTATAATCTTCAAGAGTTTGAGAAAGTCATAAAGACTGCTGACAAGCTCATTGATATAGATTCAGAAAACTTCTTAGGTTGGTATGTGAAGGCTTCCTGTCAATCACAGCTTGGCTATGCTCAGCAAGCACTCGAAAATTTGAAAGAGGCTGTCAGGCTCAATCTAGAAGCATCTCAACAGCTTGCAAAAACTAATTCTGACTTTGATCGGTTGCGGAAGGATGAACGATTCCAAGCCCTAATGGAATCTTCTGTTGGTGTGGATTATGCCACTTTGAAAAGATACTTAAAGAAGAAACAATGGCGCGAAGCAGATCAAGAAACAGCCCGCGTCATAAAAGAAGTAATTCAAACAGTCGCTAACTCTACAGAAGTCAACCAAGAAACCTTGACAGTGTTTCCTTGCACTGACTTAGAGACAATTGATTCGCTTTGGCGGGAAAATAGCGAAGGAAGATTTGGTTTCAGCGTGCAAAAGAGGATTTTCCAGGAGTCGTTTAAGGACAGAGACATCTTCGGAACTAAGAATGGCTGGCGGATAAAAGATGCTAATGGGAATTGGTCTTGGCGTAGCAATGCAGACTTTACTTACAATTCTGAGACAATTCCTGACGGACATTTGCCCAGTAGCCTGTGGGCAGGAGAAGACGGTTGGTTTGAAAATCGGAGAGACCGCTTGATTACATTATTTGCCAAGATAGATAGCTGTTCGATGGGAGAAAAAAATAGTGAGTCCTAA
- a CDS encoding lysophospholipid acyltransferase family protein produces the protein MTRLQPRLAFIPQDLNLIVLWLTQRIIPLLLRLRLRSWLPSGISHIQVNHIEILVNLYQQFQAGKIRFLMAFRHPEVDDPLCMFYVLSRLVPEAARQQGVALKFPVHTHFVYDRGMPLWAGWLLGWFFSRLGGIPIHRGKRPDRTGLRVARELFVNGQLPIAIAPEGATNGHSELVSPLEPGVAQLSFWCLEDLAKAQRQETVFIVPVSIRYHYPRPPWGNLDKLLRQLEQDTGLPTPPPPPGADQTPFFYKRLFHLGEHVLSEMEDFYRRFYHQELPVLDPSHYEDENALLAARLQRLLNIALQVAETYFAIAPQGNLSERCRRIEEAGWRYIYREEIKSQAELESLSPFTRGLGDWVAQEAVIRMRHMRLVESFVAVTGTYVREKPSIERLAETTLILFDMIARVKGEELPCRPRLGWRHATITIGNPLSVSDRWHTYQSSRSAARQAVAELTQDLQRALEAMVEKGGVAE, from the coding sequence ATGACCCGTTTGCAACCCCGGTTAGCGTTTATTCCCCAGGACCTCAACCTGATTGTCCTGTGGCTGACTCAGAGAATCATCCCCCTTTTACTCAGGCTGCGGTTGCGATCGTGGCTTCCTTCCGGCATTTCCCATATTCAGGTCAACCACATTGAGATCCTGGTCAACCTCTACCAGCAATTTCAGGCAGGAAAGATTCGCTTTCTCATGGCCTTTCGCCACCCGGAGGTAGACGATCCGCTGTGCATGTTTTATGTTCTGTCCCGGCTTGTGCCAGAGGCCGCACGCCAGCAGGGGGTAGCCCTGAAGTTCCCCGTTCACACCCATTTTGTCTATGACCGGGGGATGCCACTGTGGGCAGGCTGGCTACTGGGATGGTTCTTCTCTCGCCTGGGGGGAATTCCCATTCACCGGGGCAAACGTCCAGACCGGACGGGGCTGCGGGTTGCCAGGGAGTTGTTTGTCAATGGTCAACTGCCAATTGCGATCGCCCCGGAAGGAGCCACCAACGGTCATAGTGAACTGGTCAGTCCCCTGGAACCCGGCGTTGCCCAGTTGAGTTTCTGGTGTCTGGAGGATCTGGCAAAAGCCCAGCGGCAGGAAACCGTATTCATCGTTCCCGTGAGTATCCGTTACCACTATCCCAGGCCTCCCTGGGGCAACCTGGACAAACTGCTGCGCCAACTGGAACAAGACACTGGCTTACCAACGCCCCCCCCACCCCCCGGAGCAGACCAGACCCCCTTTTTTTATAAGCGCCTGTTCCATCTTGGTGAGCATGTCCTGTCTGAGATGGAAGATTTCTATCGCCGGTTTTATCACCAGGAATTGCCAGTTCTGGATCCATCCCACTATGAAGATGAAAATGCCCTGCTGGCAGCCCGCCTGCAACGGCTGCTGAATATTGCCTTGCAGGTAGCTGAAACCTACTTTGCGATCGCGCCCCAGGGAAATTTGAGTGAACGTTGCCGTCGCATTGAAGAAGCTGGCTGGCGCTACATTTACCGGGAAGAGATTAAATCCCAGGCAGAACTGGAATCCCTGTCCCCCTTCACCCGCGGGTTGGGTGACTGGGTTGCCCAGGAAGCGGTGATCCGAATGCGCCATATGCGTCTGGTAGAAAGCTTTGTCGCGGTCACAGGCACCTATGTCAGAGAAAAGCCCTCTATTGAGCGATTGGCAGAAACCACCCTGATTCTGTTCGACATGATTGCCAGAGTTAAAGGGGAAGAACTTCCCTGCCGCCCCCGACTGGGCTGGCGACACGCCACCATCACCATTGGTAATCCCCTGTCTGTCAGCGATCGCTGGCATACCTACCAGAGCAGCCGCTCCGCCGCCAGACAGGCGGTCGCCGAACTGACCCAGGACCTGCAACGTGCGCTGGAGGCGATGGTGGAAAAGGGGGGCGTTGCTGAATAG
- a CDS encoding nif11-class peptide radical SAM maturase 3: MNYRRTSYAVWEITLKCNLACSHCGSRAGQSRTKELSTEEALDLVQQMADVGIKEVTLIGGEAFMRPDWLEIAAAINRAGMLCSMTTGGFGVSLETAQRMKAAGIATVSVSVDGLEATHDRLRGKKGSWQHAFKTMAHLQQVGIAFGCNTQINRLSAPEFPCIYEHIRDAGARAWQIQLTVPMGNAADHAERLLQPYELLDVYPMLARVARRAAAEGMVRLQPGNNIGYYGPYERLLRGGGNEWDFWQGCAAGLSTLGIEADGAIKGCPSLPTTAYTGGNIRDRSLREIVAQTDELKFNLAAGTAQGTSHLWGFCKTCEFAELCRGGCTWTAHVFFDRRGNNPYCHYRALTQASRGIRERVVLRKQASGLPFDNGEFALVEEPFHSPLPDDDPLRFSADQVQWSASWGDRWWNETPSHEMLAFCK; encoded by the coding sequence ATGAATTATCGCAGGACCAGTTACGCCGTCTGGGAAATTACCCTGAAATGTAATCTTGCCTGTAGCCATTGTGGTTCCAGAGCCGGACAATCTCGCACAAAGGAACTTTCAACCGAGGAAGCGCTGGATCTGGTACAGCAGATGGCAGATGTGGGGATTAAGGAAGTAACCCTGATTGGGGGTGAGGCATTTATGCGTCCAGATTGGCTGGAAATTGCCGCAGCAATTAATCGGGCAGGGATGTTGTGCAGTATGACGACGGGAGGGTTTGGTGTTTCTCTGGAAACGGCACAGCGGATGAAGGCAGCGGGGATTGCAACGGTATCGGTATCTGTGGATGGGCTGGAAGCAACCCACGATCGCCTGCGCGGAAAAAAAGGTTCCTGGCAACACGCCTTTAAGACGATGGCGCACCTGCAACAGGTGGGTATTGCCTTTGGCTGTAATACCCAGATCAATCGGTTATCGGCACCCGAGTTTCCCTGCATTTATGAACATATCCGGGATGCCGGGGCAAGGGCATGGCAGATCCAGTTGACGGTGCCAATGGGGAATGCGGCAGACCATGCCGAACGGTTGCTCCAGCCTTACGAATTGCTGGATGTGTATCCGATGCTGGCACGGGTTGCCCGTCGTGCTGCCGCAGAAGGTATGGTCCGATTACAGCCAGGGAACAACATTGGCTACTACGGTCCCTATGAGCGACTGTTACGCGGTGGTGGAAACGAATGGGACTTCTGGCAGGGCTGTGCTGCCGGACTTTCAACTCTGGGCATCGAAGCCGATGGGGCAATCAAAGGTTGTCCTTCCCTGCCAACTACAGCGTATACCGGGGGCAATATTCGCGATCGCTCCCTGAGGGAAATTGTGGCGCAAACTGACGAACTAAAGTTCAATCTTGCCGCTGGCACTGCCCAGGGCACCAGCCATCTGTGGGGTTTCTGCAAAACCTGTGAGTTCGCTGAACTGTGTCGTGGTGGGTGCACCTGGACTGCCCACGTCTTCTTTGATCGGCGGGGCAATAACCCCTATTGTCACTACCGGGCACTAACTCAGGCGAGTCGTGGCATCCGGGAGCGGGTTGTCCTTAGAAAGCAGGCAAGTGGACTGCCTTTCGACAATGGTGAATTTGCCCTGGTGGAAGAGCCATTTCACTCCCCTCTACCCGATGATGACCCGCTCCGCTTTAGCGCCGACCAGGTGCAGTGGTCTGCAAGCTGGGGCGATCGCTGGTGGAATGAAACACCATCTCACGAAATGCTGGCTTTTTGTAAATGA
- a CDS encoding DUF4007 family protein, whose translation MSTNPPPTPLKKAALRHLLAPSSTAKPPSAAALRNARQWARAAKLLDERGLTAEGKLVATKDPYLEATVTDWLIHFHLSSGDRSLWQSFVFEFLPEHSEFTQDELLNYFTNIFSSESSDSLRKVTQSILKTYTDSEAIAKSQFLTHTQKNYSIGNPDLSNPYTTGYLLAKIWERDFKARSAVLVDDILNAEMGLASILGIQKDQLRQQLDVLARYDVIEQRSAKPHLSDTKPPIKEEGESSYQVYRCWETPDELLEKAYENDRATPNQPLIQSLSSILDNDEDAPDFSSFLEWATGFISLDGGSNTITRLAS comes from the coding sequence ATGTCCACGAACCCACCCCCCACCCCCCTGAAAAAAGCAGCCCTGCGCCACCTGCTGGCCCCCAGTTCCACCGCCAAACCACCCTCGGCGGCAGCTCTTCGGAATGCGAGGCAGTGGGCTAGGGCGGCAAAGTTGCTCGATGAGCGGGGGTTGACTGCAGAAGGCAAGTTAGTTGCAACGAAAGATCCCTATCTGGAAGCAACAGTTACCGATTGGTTGATCCACTTTCATTTGAGTTCTGGCGATCGCAGTTTGTGGCAATCGTTTGTATTTGAGTTTCTGCCAGAGCATTCAGAATTTACTCAAGATGAATTGTTGAACTACTTCACGAACATATTCTCGTCAGAATCATCTGATTCATTGCGTAAGGTCACTCAGTCAATTCTGAAAACCTACACAGATTCAGAGGCGATCGCCAAGAGTCAGTTTCTCACTCACACCCAGAAAAACTATTCAATCGGTAATCCAGATCTGTCGAATCCTTACACGACTGGCTATTTATTGGCAAAGATTTGGGAGCGAGATTTTAAGGCGCGATCAGCAGTTTTGGTGGATGACATCTTGAATGCAGAGATGGGATTAGCTAGCATTCTAGGGATTCAAAAAGACCAGTTGCGGCAGCAGTTAGATGTTCTGGCTAGATATGACGTAATTGAGCAGCGATCGGCGAAGCCTCATCTCTCTGACACAAAACCACCGATAAAAGAGGAGGGTGAATCTTCTTATCAGGTGTATCGCTGCTGGGAGACTCCAGACGAATTACTGGAAAAAGCCTACGAAAACGATAGGGCAACACCTAACCAACCGCTGATTCAGTCTCTTAGCTCGATTTTGGACAATGATGAAGACGCGCCAGATTTTTCCAGCTTCCTGGAATGGGCAACGGGCTTTATTTCGCTGGATGGTGGGTCAAACACAATCACCAGATTAGCGTCCTGA
- a CDS encoding HNH endonuclease domain-containing protein: MDSPYSLPNSESLDIATFSRLLDDTTNSYKFLFFLSLLDILSSRFFKVTSPISLKDLAIEMLVNAWYPHSVFRLSFGLQDMVAEKLDSLGLHFDESLLKITEGNKTIVRKAIQSKNIDDKLTRYVPFRLIRPFFKELSGLKDQQVNSEVKNAAERLFEARKPLYRFNQNATAILIHPEWASYIQINYRIIRGWVSWGWLQYMQKKNPNTPAIVNKLFPPRERESLQGQTSYWRTVIENCEDLRCIYSNQILELDDISLDHYLPWSFVAHDQLWNLIPVPKSVNSSKSDNIPDNIYFERFIKTQHTGLIIFHNYSSQKKWTNYIESYLVDLGFSNKEELLNFESLRKQYEIKFKPLIALAVSQGFEPNWRYSP, from the coding sequence ATGGATAGTCCATACAGTCTGCCTAATTCTGAAAGCTTGGATATCGCTACTTTTTCCAGACTGCTTGATGACACTACAAATTCTTATAAGTTTCTCTTTTTTCTATCACTGTTAGACATTCTAAGTAGTCGTTTCTTTAAAGTAACTTCACCAATTAGCTTAAAAGATCTAGCTATTGAGATGTTGGTCAATGCCTGGTATCCCCATTCAGTATTTAGGCTGTCCTTTGGATTGCAAGATATGGTTGCGGAAAAACTAGATTCTCTAGGACTGCATTTTGATGAATCCCTATTAAAAATTACAGAAGGCAATAAAACTATTGTTCGTAAAGCGATACAAAGTAAAAATATTGATGACAAGCTTACTAGATATGTGCCTTTTCGGTTGATACGACCTTTCTTTAAAGAATTAAGTGGATTGAAAGATCAACAAGTTAATAGCGAAGTAAAAAATGCAGCAGAGAGATTGTTTGAGGCTCGGAAACCCTTGTACAGATTCAATCAGAACGCTACAGCAATCCTAATTCATCCTGAATGGGCTTCTTATATTCAAATTAACTACCGGATTATTAGAGGCTGGGTTTCATGGGGTTGGCTGCAATATATGCAGAAAAAGAACCCTAACACTCCTGCAATTGTTAATAAGTTGTTTCCACCCAGGGAGCGAGAATCCTTACAGGGGCAAACTTCTTACTGGCGAACAGTTATTGAAAATTGCGAAGATTTAAGATGTATCTACTCGAACCAAATACTAGAGCTTGACGATATTTCACTTGATCACTATTTGCCCTGGTCTTTTGTGGCTCATGATCAGCTTTGGAATTTGATTCCAGTTCCTAAAAGCGTTAACTCCTCCAAGTCAGACAATATTCCTGATAATATTTACTTTGAAAGGTTTATTAAAACACAGCACACAGGACTTATCATTTTCCACAATTATAGTTCTCAAAAGAAATGGACTAACTATATCGAATCTTATTTAGTTGATTTGGGCTTTTCTAATAAAGAAGAGTTGTTGAACTTTGAAAGTCTTAGAAAACAATACGAAATAAAATTCAAGCCTTTGATTGCTCTAGCAGTTAGCCAAGGATTTGAGCCTAATTGGAGATATTCTCCCTAA
- a CDS encoding helix-turn-helix transcriptional regulator, with protein MEQDRPQLTLKQLREQAGLSQEALARLVGISSKTVSNWERGTNVASLTVPQMKALCEALGVTLYELPDDFSSQ; from the coding sequence ATGGAGCAGGATCGACCACAACTGACCTTAAAACAACTAAGGGAGCAAGCAGGACTCTCCCAGGAGGCTTTGGCGCGTCTGGTTGGGATTAGTAGCAAGACTGTAAGCAACTGGGAAAGAGGAACCAATGTTGCCAGCTTGACAGTTCCTCAGATGAAAGCTTTATGTGAGGCTTTGGGTGTAACCCTCTATGAATTGCCGGACGACTTTAGCTCACAGTGA